The sequence below is a genomic window from Thermodesulfobacteriota bacterium.
TGTGCAAGAAACGATTGAGAAACTACGAGTCATAAACAGAGGGCGCACCCATGATGGATAAGAGCAAGAGGAAACGTCTGGAAGCCAAGGGTTGGAAGGTGGGAACCGCAGAAGAGTTTCTGGAGCTATCTGCCGAGGAAGCTCGCTACATCGATTTGAAGCTGGCGTTGAGCGAGCACCTGAAGCGGCGCAGGATTCGGAAGAAGCTCACCCAGGAGCAGCTGGCAAGTCTTATGAGTTCAAGCCAGTCTCGAGTGGCAAAAATGGAGGCGGGTGACCCTTCTGTTTCCTTGGATCTATTGGTGAGATCTCTTTTGACCTTAGGAGCTTCTGAAAAAGACTTGGCGAAAGTGATTGCCGAGGCAGCTGGTTGACGCTGCCCAACTACAGGCTGAAGCTGGCGGCTCCATCGGACACGCTGCTTGCAGCGTTTGGATGCGGTGGGCAAGCTGCGTGCCCTCGGCCCGCAGCTTAGCCTGGGCGTTAGGTTCACCTCCTGGGGATTTAGAGAAAATGAGTTGGAAATGCACATGCGGTGGTATCAATAGGGATTATGAGGTTCGTTGTGTTAGTTGTGGTTTGGATATTTACGATGACGAATTTAATATAATTAAAAATGAGAAAAACGATTCAGTATTAAATACGCCTGGGTATATTCAGCCTAATCCAAATAAGATAGAGCCAAATTCAATAGTTGATAAGGAGTTAAAATATAGATTAGGAGCACTAATATTTGGAATATTATTAGCTATATTTATTATAGGTTTAATAGTCGCTGAAATGTCTCCGTGGGAAATATCAACTAATATGTGGAGTTATATAATTTATATAATTATTGCATTTGGTATTCTTGGTTTCATATTTAAAGACAAATTTTTTGATTTCGTAATGAAAGTAATGAAATGGTTTTTCATAATTTAGGAGGGAACCTAACTACAGGCTGAAGTTGGCGGCTCCATCGTTCACGCTGCTTGCAGGTTTTGTTCGCCGTCGGCAAGCTGCGCGCCCTCGGCCCGCAGCTTAGCCTGGGCGTTAGACGGATATCAAGGAGAATATAAGAGTCTATGACAAGAAACAGGATACATGCACTGGTGACGCTATCAACGTTTATTTGTTTATTTGTTTGCGATAAGGCCATAGGAGGCAGGAAAATCCCTGACGATAATCTTGGTTATCCCGTTCATATTATTTTGCCTACTGGAAATTCGGGATCTGGATTTTTTGTAAATACTGACAATGCATCGTATCTTGTAACTGCAAGCCACATATTTTTTGATAAAAAGACTAATCGATTAATATCAGATACAGGAGAATGTCGATCTTACGGTAAGGATCCGAATGACCAAGGTCGTCTTATTTTATCCTTGAACCTAAAGACGTTACTGTCTTCTCGAAATCTGCTCTATCATTCCTCACATGATGTTACGGTCCTGAAAATAGGGGTTCGATCAAATGTTGATAATACGGTCCGTACTAACCTAACGCCAGGAATTAAGTTAATATCAGTTCCGAAATCAGGCATGGTCGGTGTCGGACTTAAAGGCATAAAGAAATATGACGCCGTCCTTACTGCCAATGAAATTATTATATTTGGATATCCATCTTCTATAGGCTTGAAACAAATTCCTCAGATAGATTATGAGAAGCCTCTACTTCGCGTCGGAATAATTGCTGGAAAGAATAACACTAAGAGGACAATTATAATAGATTGCCCAGTATACCATGGTAATAGCGGTGGGCCGGTTTTGGAAATTGAAGAAGATGGTTTAGAAAAGCATTTTAATGCGATAGGTGTTGTTACTGAATTCATTCCGGCTGCTGAATATTGGAAAAATGAAACGAACAATTACGCAAATTTAACTCTAACTAATTCTGGATACGCTGTAGTAGAGCCGATGGACTATGTATTGGAACTAATAAACTCAATAGAAACTGTTAAATGATACCGTCTAACTACAGGCTGAAGCTGACGGCTCCTTCGTTCACGCCGCTTGCAGCGTGTGATTGCGGTTGGCAAGCTGCGTGCCCTCGGCCCGCAGCTTAGCCTGGGCGTTAGGTGGACAAAAAACTGTTGATGAAGATCTATTTGATGAAACCCTTTTTTACGAAAAACCTTTCTGGCTGTCGCCGCCGAGGAGGGTTTGCTTCAACGCATTGGAAACCGCGTCGTGGTGGGTGTCTGATGCCTGTGGTCCTTTGGTGACGCGGTCTGGATTTTTGTGGTTGACGCGGAATGCCGAGTGGGAAATTGTTATCGGGGCATTCCGCGGAGTGTACTTGCACCGCGGAGTGGGCAGTAGGTTTTGGACCTCATGACCCGCCTTGGTTTCCGTTTTCGCTGGCGAGGCGGGCGGCGTGAGATGAAGAGGCAAAATCTAATATGACAAAAGGAAAAGAAAGTCGTTTATTAGAAAACATATTATCTGTGGGTATGTTGTTTGTTATTAGTGGGTATATTCCTAAAACTTTTTATGGTTGGTTCGTAACAGTAGTGTTTTTAGGAACTTCATACGTAGTCAGCGTATTAATAATTGCAATGTTATTAAAGTCTGAATATGTTCAAAGTATAATAAATGAACCAAGTGTATTTTATGTGCCCAGAATATTACTGCACATAGTATCATTTATGCCCGTTTTGGTTTTTTTGGTTTTAATGTCTCCCTATTTAAAACCTTTCTATGAAAAACATTTTTGGATCTATTAAATGCCACCTAACTACAGGCTGAAGCTGGCGGCTCCTTCGGTCACGCTGCTTGCAGCGTGTGATTGCGGTGGGCAAGCTGCGCACCCTCGGCCCGCAGCTTAGCCTGAGCGTTAGGCTGACTTGACAGATAGTATGACGATGGTTATACTGCAAGTATGAAAACTGCCATATCGATACCGGACAAGGTTTTTCGTTCCGCCGACTCCTTGGCGAAGCGCCTTGGCGTATCCAGGAGCCAACTGTACGCAACGGCGATCACTGAATTCCTATTACGGCATCAGAGCCGAAAGGTGACGGAGCGCCTCGACCATATTTATGAAGAGGAAGATTCCTCTCTTGCGCCGGGGTTCGTTGCAGCTGAGATGAAATCACTACCTTCCGAGGAGTGGTGATGGAGCGAGGCACGGTATGG
It includes:
- a CDS encoding helix-turn-helix transcriptional regulator, which produces MDKSKRKRLEAKGWKVGTAEEFLELSAEEARYIDLKLALSEHLKRRRIRKKLTQEQLASLMSSSQSRVAKMEAGDPSVSLDLLVRSLLTLGASEKDLAKVIAEAAG
- a CDS encoding trypsin-like peptidase domain-containing protein, which gives rise to MTRNRIHALVTLSTFICLFVCDKAIGGRKIPDDNLGYPVHIILPTGNSGSGFFVNTDNASYLVTASHIFFDKKTNRLISDTGECRSYGKDPNDQGRLILSLNLKTLLSSRNLLYHSSHDVTVLKIGVRSNVDNTVRTNLTPGIKLISVPKSGMVGVGLKGIKKYDAVLTANEIIIFGYPSSIGLKQIPQIDYEKPLLRVGIIAGKNNTKRTIIIDCPVYHGNSGGPVLEIEEDGLEKHFNAIGVVTEFIPAAEYWKNETNNYANLTLTNSGYAVVEPMDYVLELINSIETVK